ggcatcccataatgtctttccaaaaaatagaaatcaaaatggccgccgtatctgcaaaaaggtctattagtaTTGCTGATAAACCCAGCAAGACTCCGTTCAAAGActgttttcctgcaaatttgTCGTCTCCAATTTCGTAGATgaaatttattgatttacatCGCATTCGACTACTTCCTTGCGCTATTTATTGTGAACCCTTTTTATGGTTCTTAAGTGAGTCCATAAAGGGCGGTCTTTTACAAATTCCCAAATATAAATTTCTCAGTTAGAATGACCAGCCACATTTGAGAacaaagattattatcaatatacgcggccaaatagaaaatcggcctcttcaaagcacacgctcagcgggccgcaaaagactgaggctgctaatgcattatcagccctacagctgattggtttttgtttcaactttgtggtatgcctattatttatcgacgattttacgcattgttcTACGCGGACGCAAACaaacaatattccctcaaaaagtcatgttattcccttattatCACCGACTTTGTTAAATTGATTCAGGTCTCCTATGGAATACATATAATTAAGTTCGAGCTAATAATTGTCGAGTTGCAGAAAACAAGCCTTGGCGCTTTGGCTTTCTAAGTATTGAGAAACAATCTAGCAGTAGTTGCTCTATTCCATCGAGGTGCAAGTTTTTGAACTTGTCGTGACAATGAACGAAGCAAACGAAATGTCTCACGACCATGATCATGAACATGGGGCGGGAATAATTTCAACAGCAACAGTCGCCATTGTGGGAGGAATTTTCAGCTTGACATTTTCTTCAGCTACAATTTTAACGAACATTGTTCTTTTGGTCACACTCTTTAGCGATCCCTACAATTATTTTCGATCTCGCGGTACCACATATTTCGTGGCAAGTCTGTCTTTGAGCGATTTTCTTTCAGGTTTGTTTGTACAGCCTTTGTATTCGGCTTGTATGCTTTGCATTGGATCTGGACATGAGCAGCCCAAACTTTGCGAGATTTCGCTTATTTTCTCACATGTGACTACTAAGATTTCAATTTTTACAGTGGTTGCTTTAGCAGTGGATAGGTATCTAGCTGTGAAGCTTTCGTGGCGATACAAAAACCTTGTAACAATCCGAAAGGTCATTGTGTGTAACATTTTCATCTGGCTGTTCTCTGTGATGTTTGAAGTATCACATTCTGTTGTTGAATCCgaaaacattttccatttggttgATCTTCACCTTCAAACCACGGTCCCATTAGTTCTTATGAGTTGCGTTTATGCTGCCGCTTACATAGAATTTCGTCGCTACTCAAGAAACGTCGTGTTTGGACAAGCCCTTCCAGGTGGAAGTTCTCGTACATTTGTTCAAAACATTCGACTCGAAAAGAAGATAGTTTGGACAGTCGTAATAATCAATGTTGTGATATTTATATCTTTTTCGCCGTATTTAATCGCAAAAAATTTAGAAAATGGCTGTTTAAAAGAGAAAAGCAGTGAATGTAGTGGGGTGGGTTTTGAAACCTTGAAAGCTCTTTCAGTACCAATGTTGTGTATAAGCTCTGCGCTAAACCCATTCCTTTACGCTTGGAGAATACCACAATACAGGCAAGCCCTAATTGCGGTGAAAAACCGGACATGCCTTTCGTGTTAAAGATAAAGTTGCTTCATAAGTACTCAGGCAGTAAACAAGCCTACGGTTCTCGCAACTGATAGTTTATTTGAACGAAAATTTTCGTAGTTGTCAACTCTCTTTGTAACTCTTCAAAAGAGCTAGACCAATGGTAAACTACAATAAAATTGACTATGATATATGTGCGAGGTTATAATGATAAAAGGGTTCTTTTGCAATCCTCGATTCTGCTTCCATGAAATGGCGACTTAAATCAAGATTGGATCCTCTCTTGCttaagaaattaaaatgaaaacagGGCTGTGCACATGCATtaattggaaaaaaacactCTTTATCAAAAAGGTAATCACTTCAATTTAACACTTCATTCGCTTTAACACCGCTATTACTTACGATTTTTAAGCAGTCCTATTCGTGTCTATTGCTCTATTTTTCTTAGCTTTACAttcattttcattgaaattttctcttcttctcctttttcggcttctctcgaggatttctttgcttaaatttctcaaatttcgttgCCCTTTCTCTCCTGCTCTTTCCTGCtttttatcccgttgctcgtcactaattaAATTTCCCtccagaaaaacgcgggttgccaaatgcaacgctgctaCGCGATTTCATGCCAAGGAAAACTggccgaacactcccgtcccttGTGGCTGTCCTCCctcccacctccaccccgacagtctgtacgggcggacgtACGTGATGTCATAGCCAAAATTTCCATAAAAGCTGCCTATCGGTGACTTATACGTATTTTCTCGATATTTGTGGATAGTAAAAAGCGATCAGTTCTTTGTAATTATCATCTTCCAGGAGGGAGTTGTTAAATTTCCATAGGCCTGTACTTCAATGTACAAGACTTTGATTCGCCAAATGAACTTCCTGACTGTCTTCTGAATCTCGATCGTAGTGATAATGATATCAAAAAGTATTTTAGCTGGACGAGATTTTATGAGGACGTACCGCCAAAGTTTGCTTGTAGTTTATGCAAACAGCTGCAGAACGGTAGCCTCCTCAATTCTCTCAGGGTGTATCAAAACATGGCAATGTTTTAGGATACAGATAAGGGCAAAAAATT
The Montipora capricornis isolate CH-2021 chromosome 10, ASM3666992v2, whole genome shotgun sequence genome window above contains:
- the LOC138018643 gene encoding adrenocorticotropic hormone receptor-like; protein product: MNEANEMSHDHDHEHGAGIISTATVAIVGGIFSLTFSSATILTNIVLLVTLFSDPYNYFRSRGTTYFVASLSLSDFLSGLFVQPLYSACMLCIGSGHEQPKLCEISLIFSHVTTKISIFTVVALAVDRYLAVKLSWRYKNLVTIRKVIVCNIFIWLFSVMFEVSHSVVESENIFHLVDLHLQTTVPLVLMSCVYAAAYIEFRRYSRNVVFGQALPGGSSRTFVQNIRLEKKIVWTVVIINVVIFISFSPYLIAKNLENGCLKEKSSECSGVGFETLKALSVPMLCISSALNPFLYAWRIPQYRQALIAVKNRTCLSC